tgatTAAAACTGTGTTGGAGGAATAAGAATCACACagatgaatccatccatccactttcattCATGGCAGAACTCTGCCAGTTTAATCTTATACCGTCCTCTGCTGTCCAATGAAATTAATGTCAATCTTCCCTCAGGTTTGCATTGTGAACGCCACGAGACCAAAGCCAGAAAACCGGTGAACTGTGAAGTTCGCAATGAcacggtgatgtcattttcagtcaacagtagAGGGcgatatgcttttttttgttttgtttgtttgtttttgcacaatTATTACTTTCTCTTGGGGAAATGCGTGGGGGTTTACCGTGTTACCCTATTTGGGACACATTAAGAATTAATAGTCCACCTACATGGTTAAAGTGCATTTTAGTTCCATGCTGAAATGTAACGTCAGTATCAATATCCCCCACGTTTTGGAAGGAGTCGTCAAACCCTGTCAAAGTGACCATGGTTACCCCTCGCTCCTCGAAGATCTTTGTAACAGCAAAGTCAAAGGGTGGTGTTGTCTGACACTAAACTAAGTAAGCATGCTAAACTCTACAGTGGCAAGAGTAGGCGTTCGAGGGAGCACTGATTGCTTCACTGGTGTCACATGAGTATGTCCAGGTCGTCCCCGTGGTCATCCTCCTCGGTTACCCGCAGCGATAGCACTTCCTCGTTGAGGAACAGGCCGCTCAGACGCTCCTTGCGGGCCTGACGCTGTTCCTTCAGCTGACGCTTGCGCAGAGCCTTCTGCTGGAGCTTGCGCTGTTTCGAACGCTTCTATAAAGAGGCGAGGAGGTGACCAGAGACGCttagcaaaatacatttgggtcGGCGTATTGAAAAAAGCAGTCTTACTTTGGAGTCTCTGATGCGTTCGGCAGCGCTGGAAAGATTGCCATCGCTGTGGGCTCTGCTAATGTTAGCAACACTGCTTCCGCTGCAGGCAGAAGCTGTTCCACCTGGAGGACAACACGACAGGAAATTTGTTCATATAAAAGCTTGACTAATTTAAAAATGGGTTTAATGTTACCAGGAACATTGCTTAACTTCAATTGTCaaaatctgatttaaaaaaaatacctgtatatatattgaataagagttttttggggtgtgtttttgtatttgaaagAATTTGAAGCCTAAACTCTTTCATATGGCAAAAACTAAAACCGACACATCAAATTGCAAGAAGTCCTTTGGGGCACCCCGGTGGCGACCATACCTGCGACAGAGTTGGAGGCCGTGGAGCTGGTGGAGGAGCTGGCCGAGCTGACCATGCTGGCGTTACTGCTGCTGGCCCCGCTGACGCCGCTGGCGCTGGCGCTGCTGTGGCTGCTCCTCTTCCAAGCCTCCCTGGTGCTGCTGGCCCTCTGCCTCGGGCCGTGTTCTCTGATGTAGCTACGTACCTGGGGATGGCGCGTGTACACACCAATGTTTTTTACGTCCAAATCCTTCACTCATTTCTTAGGGCACTCATCATGATGTAAGGATTTTTATATGGTGGGCAAGATAGTTCTCTACAGTTACTCAGTCAAGGGAAATATTGTACTTGAACACTGCCCGGACATGCCACGAATTACACCGTACCCAATCAACGTCAACATTATATTGTTTTGGCCAAATTGATTCTACAAAATGAATATAAACAAAGCACTGCCCAGCCACGATTTGATGATTTGTTCTATGACTAACAATGCACTAATATTCACTCTTTCTATTCCCTTTGGGCATTTCTAACAACAGTTAATAGTCTTGACATATGTACCTCGTCActtgatggttaaaaaaaaaggcagagaaattacttctttttttaaatagacagaAACGTTTTAGGGACACtggattttcatgttttttttttctcaatggatTGAAATAGTGCAGAAAAGATGAAACACTGTCCTACAATGGTGGCTACTTCTATTTTCAGCTCATTTGCATTGGTTGGCCCACCGTAATGTGTTTTCAACAATAAGAAAACATGTTCTACTTTAAATCACTCCTTTAGAAACGTCCTCTCCTAAACAGTTAAAATAGCATCTTTGATACTGATTATTTGCTTTCTCAACTACTGATTAGCCCAGCAGCttattcaaagtttgaagataTTTTCACACCACAACTTGCGAATGCTTGTTGTGCTGAAAATCAAACAATACTGTGAAAATGGTTTACAGAAAATCGCTTTTCTGTAATTTTGAGGGAGTGGGGGTATTTTTCAAATGGGCAAGATGCATTGTGCTAAATATTGATGGTGCCATAAAAGGGAAAATCTATATTTACTCCACCTTCTAACATCACACCAAAATAGTATAATTGGTGTTTATTACCATAATGGCACCTAttgcacaaaaaatgaaaagaatccCAATTTTATGGGACAGTGTTTCGTGGCCCACCTGCTTGAGTTTCTCATCAGTGAGACAGTTGAGCTCAATGATGAACTCGCTGTCCGTGGGGGAGATTTGAGCACATGGGTCGATGATCTTAATGATGTCCAGTTGCTCTCGCAGCCCCATCTCTGTGCTGACCTTACGACTCAGGTACTCGATGTATTCCACCTGAAAGACAAAGCAGGTGTCGGTGTGCCACTTGCTGGTGTCCTGACATATGAACAAATCTGCCAGGTTTCAGTAGCATTACTTGTTCATCATTGGTCATCGCGCTCCACGGCAACTCGTCCAGGTTACGGTGAGGGTGGGCGTGGGGCTTTGGTTTCCTTTTGGGAACCAAACAAGGTGAATTGGGGATACTCGGGATGATGTCAGACAGAACATCACTGTTGCTCGTGATGTCACTTCCTGGCAGCTGGAGGATAGATGAAGAATGTGAGGAGTTTAGCAACGCACACAGACCTCCAACAAGGCCAAACACGGTAACCGGATTatcacatatttaaaaaaaaaaactgaccattCTTAGACATGGACTGTAAATAGGTGTGGACTTTTCATTTACTCATATTGTATCATTAGGGATACACCCTCCCGGACataaacattttcattgtttaGTAAATTGCTACGGGTCTAACTATGAACGAAAGTATGCTTGAAGTAGTTTTAGCTCTATGTATTACTCAAAAGCTTGGTGGCCAAGTTTACTTCATACCTGATCTTTAAAGAAGAAGCAATGACCGTCCATCGTGAGTGGTTGTTCATTAGAATCTGTTCATTTAAATCTACACCATCACATATTTCTTTCGCAGGATGAGACAAGACCCCTTTACATAGTTTTGTTAAAACGATTGACAAAGCTCTTGTGCCACAAACCAACCTGCCACTCAAACTCGCTATCTGACCAGTCCCAGTAGGTGCTGATGGAGGAGGAGACATCACTG
This window of the Hippocampus zosterae strain Florida chromosome 1, ASM2543408v3, whole genome shotgun sequence genome carries:
- the fam199x gene encoding protein FAM199X isoform X2; its protein translation is MSDSLYEKFLAPEEYEKFLAPEEPFPLLSQRANLSDVGTLDVSDFSCQLSSCHRTDPLRRFHGNRWNLTSCGTSVASSECSEELFSSVSVGDQDDCYSLLDDQELTSLDLFPEGSVCSDVSSSISTYWDWSDSEFEWQLPGSDITSNSDVLSDIIPSIPNSPCLVPKRKPKPHAHPHRNLDELPWSAMTNDEQVEYIEYLSRKVSTEMGLREQLDIIKIIDPCAQISPTDSEFIIELNCLTDEKLKQVRSYIREHGPRQRASSTREAWKRSSHSSASASGVSGASSSNASMVSSASSSTSSTASNSVAASACSGSSVANISRAHSDGNLSSAAERIRDSKKRSKQRKLQQKALRKRQLKEQRQARKERLSGLFLNEEVLSLRVTEEDDHGDDLDILM
- the fam199x gene encoding protein FAM199X isoform X1; translation: MSDSLYEKFLAPEEYEKFLAPEEPFPLLSQRANLSDVGTLDVSDFSCQLSSCHRTDPLRRFHGNRWNLTSCGTSVASSECSEELFSSVSVGDQDDCYSLLDDQELTSLDLFPEGSVCSDVSSSISTYWDWSDSEFEWQLPGSDITSNSDVLSDIIPSIPNSPCLVPKRKPKPHAHPHRNLDELPWSAMTNDEQVEYIEYLSRKVSTEMGLREQLDIIKIIDPCAQISPTDSEFIIELNCLTDEKLKQVRSYIREHGPRQRASSTREAWKRSSHSSASASGVSGASSSNASMVSSASSSTSSTASNSVAGGTASACSGSSVANISRAHSDGNLSSAAERIRDSKKRSKQRKLQQKALRKRQLKEQRQARKERLSGLFLNEEVLSLRVTEEDDHGDDLDILM